In Zingiber officinale cultivar Zhangliang chromosome 3B, Zo_v1.1, whole genome shotgun sequence, a single window of DNA contains:
- the LOC122055760 gene encoding SUN domain-containing protein 4-like, whose protein sequence is MQRSSRALLQRRAILENNVINKIKHFYITSASLLIIFWVLILLINSLISKGDGCGDGQSTEPSKFSFHNASYIDKKADAQDLLRSSDPTSTYDHPNNQNVANENIGEDSVSDRSKLEQSTTHKDTTSELISDPFVDLEKEAHPRIDRLSRIAPLGLDEFKSKAISSKEKNTIPRQAGSIIHRVEPSGREYNYASASKGAKILAHNKEAKGASNILDKDQDKYLRNPCSAEEKYVVIELSEETLVDTLEIANFEHYSSNLKDLELLSSLVYPTDGWDKLGNFTVANVKHAQRFSLPEPKWARYLKINLLSHYGSEFYCTVSVVEVYGVDAVEKMLEDMISVDNKRLEPEEQIAEQYQFEDHNAEKFEEILEHIDENTKPKQEPPKGASPNPMQETKPPQVGRMPGDTVLKVLMQKVQTLDMNFSVLERYLEELNSRYGHIFKDFDDDINNKDLILAQMRLEIKNLQDSKDLLASDIGDLLIWKRVASLQLDQLGRENAVLRSEIKGIQEYQINMENKALAVIFLTFVFACVATFKLIINILLSICTISKYGSSCQMSSGWIMLLLSCSTITFIMLL, encoded by the exons ATGCAGAGATCTAGCAGAGCTCTTCTACAAAGAAGAGCTATATTGGAGAACAACGTTATTAACAAGATTAAACACTTTTACATAACCTCAGCATCTCTTCTCATCATCTTTTGGGTTCTAATTCTACTCATCAATTCCTTGATTAGTAAAGGTGATGGTTGTGGAG ATGGACAGAGCACTGAACCTAGTAAGTTTAGTTTCCACAATGCCTCCTATATAGATAAGAAAGCAGATGCTCAAGATTTGCTGCGATCATCTGATCCCACATCCACTTATGATCATCCAAACAACCAAAATGTCGCAAATGAGAATATTGGAGAGGATTCGGTCAGTGATAGAAGCAAATTAGAACAATCAACTACTCACAAAGACACAACTTCTGAGTTGATTTCTGATCCATTTGTTGATTTAGAAAAAGAGGCTCATCCAAGAATTGATAGATTATCACGTATTGCTCCCCTTGGTCTCGATGAATTCAAAAGCAAAGCCATAAGTTCTAAAGAAAAAAACACCATTCCTAGGCAAGCCGGGAGTATCATCCACCGAGTGGAGCCTAGTGGTAGAGAGTACAATTATGCTTCTGCTAGTAAGGGTGCAAAGATATTAGCTCACAACAAGGAAGCTAAAGGTGCTTCCAACATCTTAGACAAAGATCAGGATAAATATCTACGTAATCCATGCTCAGCTGAAGAGAAATATGTTGTCATTGAGCTTTCAGAAGAAACTTTGGTTGATACTCTTGAGATAGCAAACTTCGAGCACTACTCCTCTAATCTGAAGGATCTTGAACTGCTCAGCAGTTTAGTCTACCCAACAGATGGTTGGGACAAATTAGGGAACTTCACTGTGGCAAACGTCAAACATGCACAGAGATTTTCCCTACCAGAACCAAAGTGGGCAAGGTACTTGAAGATTAATTTGCTCAGCCATTACGGTTCTGAGTTTTATTGTACTGTCAGTGTGGTGGAAGTTTATGGAGTGGATGCAGTTGAGAAGATGCTAGAGGACATGATTTCAGTTGATAACAAGAGGTTAGAACCCGAAGAACAAATTGCTGAGCAGTACCAATTTGAGGATCACAATGCAGAAAAGTTTGAGGAAATTCTTGAACATATTGATGAAAATACAAAACCAAAACAAGAGCCCCCCAAGGGTGCTTCGCCAAATCCTATGCAGGAGACAAAACCACCTCAAGTAGGAAGAATGCCTGGAGATACTGTACTTAAGGTTTTAATGCAGAAGGTCCAAACTCTTGATATGAACTTTTCTGTGTTGGAGCGTTATTTGGAGGAACTGAACAGCAGATATGGGCACATCTTCAAGGACTTTGATGATGACATCAACAACAAAGATCTAATCTTGGCACAAATGAGATTAGAGATTAAGAATCTGCAGGACAGCAAAGATCTTCTT GCCAGTGATATTGGAGATCTTCTtatatggaaaagagttgcttccttaCAACTGGACCAGCTAGGTAGAGAGAATGCAGTCCTCAG GTCAGAGATCAAAGGCATTCAGGAATATCAGATCAACATGGAAAACAAAGCTCTAGCTGTGATATTTTTAACTTTTGTATTTGCTTGTGTGGCTACTTTTAAATTGATCATTAACATACTTTTGAGCATCTGTACAATAAGCAAATATGGAAGTTCATGTCAGATGAGCTCTGGTTGGATTATGTTGCTTCTGAGCTGTAGCACTATTACATTCATAATGCTTTTATAG
- the LOC122055761 gene encoding probable beta-1,3-galactosyltransferase 8 isoform X2, which produces MFLMVGLMKAVSERLQQQQQQQLPAAEKKPRFRPPLPVKTVVLLAAACFFLGLLLSSVISSLVASENRAGIACDSKDCDRKRRLEEAKTGDVMDQVSRTHQVIQALDKSVSKLEMELAVGRMRLNGGRGGGGGGGGGSYNKQLKKAFVVVGINTAFSSQKRREAVRATWMPTGAKLKRLEEEKGVVVRFVIGHSATSGGAVDRAIDEEDAETKDFLRLDHLEGYHKLSAKTRAFFSTAVAIWDADFFVKVDDDVHLNLGMLVATLAQYRNKPRVYIGCMKSGPVLYQKDVKYHEPEFWKFGEEGNKYFRHATGQIYAISKDLASYISINAPILHKYANEDVSLGSWLIGLEVKHIDERRMCCGTPPDCEWKAESGNFCIASFDWPCSGVCKPVERMKEVHGTCGEAAEAIWNVAL; this is translated from the exons ATGTTCCTGATGGTTGGGTTGATGAAGGCAGTGAGCGAGAggctgcagcagcagcagcagcaacagcTGCCGGCGGCCGAGAAGAAGCCCCGGTTCCGACCACCTTTGCCTGTGAAGACCGTCGTCCTCCTCGCCGCGGCCTGCTTCTTCCTGGGCCTGCTCCTTAGCAGCGTAATCAGCAGCCTGGTGGCTTCCGAAAACAGAGCGGGAATTGCCTGCGACTCCAAAGATTGCGACCGGAAACGT AGATTGGAGGAGGCGAAGACCGGAGACGTGATGGATCAAGTGTCGAGAACTCATCAAGTCATCCA AGCACTGGACAAATCGGTATCGAAATTGGAGATGGAACTGGCAGTTGGAAGGATGAGACTGaacggaggaagaggaggaggaggaggaggaggcggcggcagTTACAATAAGCAGCTGAAAAAGGCGTTCGTGGTCGTCGGAATCAACACAGCTTTCAGCAGCCAGAAAAGGCGGGAAGCCGTTAGGGCTACGTGGATGCCCAcag GAGCGAAGCTGAAGAggctggaggaggagaagggggtGGTGGTGCGATTCGTGATCGGGCACAGCGCGACGTCGGGGGGAGCCGTCGACCGCGCCATCGACGAGGAAGACGCGGAGACGAAGGACTTCCTCCGGCTCGATCACTTAGAAGGATACCACAAGCTCTCCGCCAAGACCAGAGCCTTCTTCTCGACCGCCGTCGCCATTTGGGACGCCGATTTCTTCGTCAAGGTCGACGACGACGTGCATCTCAATTTAGGGATGCTCGTCGCCACGCTTGCCCAATATAGAAACAAACCCAGAGTGTACATCGGCTGCATGAAATCCGGTCCGGTTTTATACCAAAA gGATGTTAAATACCATGAGCCGGAATTTTGGAAATTTGGAGAAGAAGGGAACAAATATTTCAGACACGCCACTGGCCAAATCTATGCCATCTCCAAAGACCTTGCGTCATATATCTCCATTAATGC GCCGATACTTCATAAATATGCAAACGAAGATGTCTCGTTGGGTTCGTGGCTGATCGGATTGGAAGTCAAACACATTGACGAGCGGAGAATGTGTTGCGGAACACCTCCCG ATTGCGAGTGGAAGGCGGAGTCCGGTAATTTTTGCATCGCCTCGTTTGACTGGCCGTGCAGCGGAGTGTGCAAGCCGGTGGAGAGGATGAAGGAGGTGCACGGCACGTGCGGAGAGGCAGCTGAGGCGATTTGGAACGTGGCGCTCTGA
- the LOC122055761 gene encoding probable beta-1,3-galactosyltransferase 8 isoform X1, with protein MFLMVGLMKAVSERLQQQQQQQLPAAEKKPRFRPPLPVKTVVLLAAACFFLGLLLSSVISSLVASENRAGIACDSKDCDRKRRLEEAKTGDVMDQVSRTHQVIQALDKSVSKLEMELAVGRMRLNGGRGGGGGGGGGSYNKQLKKAFVVVGINTAFSSQKRREAVRATWMPTGAKLKRLEEEKGVVVRFVIGHSATSGGAVDRAIDEEDAETKDFLRLDHLEGYHKLSAKTRAFFSTAVAIWDADFFVKVDDDVHLNLGMLVATLAQYRNKPRVYIGCMKSGPVLYQKDVKYHEPEFWKFGEEGNKYFRHATGQIYAISKDLASYISINAPILHKYANEDVSLGSWLIGLEVKHIDERRMCCGTPPGKVTRNRVGSFRKTPPENFDLMGLMVDCEWKAESGNFCIASFDWPCSGVCKPVERMKEVHGTCGEAAEAIWNVAL; from the exons ATGTTCCTGATGGTTGGGTTGATGAAGGCAGTGAGCGAGAggctgcagcagcagcagcagcaacagcTGCCGGCGGCCGAGAAGAAGCCCCGGTTCCGACCACCTTTGCCTGTGAAGACCGTCGTCCTCCTCGCCGCGGCCTGCTTCTTCCTGGGCCTGCTCCTTAGCAGCGTAATCAGCAGCCTGGTGGCTTCCGAAAACAGAGCGGGAATTGCCTGCGACTCCAAAGATTGCGACCGGAAACGT AGATTGGAGGAGGCGAAGACCGGAGACGTGATGGATCAAGTGTCGAGAACTCATCAAGTCATCCA AGCACTGGACAAATCGGTATCGAAATTGGAGATGGAACTGGCAGTTGGAAGGATGAGACTGaacggaggaagaggaggaggaggaggaggaggcggcggcagTTACAATAAGCAGCTGAAAAAGGCGTTCGTGGTCGTCGGAATCAACACAGCTTTCAGCAGCCAGAAAAGGCGGGAAGCCGTTAGGGCTACGTGGATGCCCAcag GAGCGAAGCTGAAGAggctggaggaggagaagggggtGGTGGTGCGATTCGTGATCGGGCACAGCGCGACGTCGGGGGGAGCCGTCGACCGCGCCATCGACGAGGAAGACGCGGAGACGAAGGACTTCCTCCGGCTCGATCACTTAGAAGGATACCACAAGCTCTCCGCCAAGACCAGAGCCTTCTTCTCGACCGCCGTCGCCATTTGGGACGCCGATTTCTTCGTCAAGGTCGACGACGACGTGCATCTCAATTTAGGGATGCTCGTCGCCACGCTTGCCCAATATAGAAACAAACCCAGAGTGTACATCGGCTGCATGAAATCCGGTCCGGTTTTATACCAAAA gGATGTTAAATACCATGAGCCGGAATTTTGGAAATTTGGAGAAGAAGGGAACAAATATTTCAGACACGCCACTGGCCAAATCTATGCCATCTCCAAAGACCTTGCGTCATATATCTCCATTAATGC GCCGATACTTCATAAATATGCAAACGAAGATGTCTCGTTGGGTTCGTGGCTGATCGGATTGGAAGTCAAACACATTGACGAGCGGAGAATGTGTTGCGGAACACCTCCCGGTAAAGTTACCCGCAATCGAGTTGGAAGTTTTCGAAAAACACCCCctgaaaattttgatttgatggGTTTGATGGTAGATTGCGAGTGGAAGGCGGAGTCCGGTAATTTTTGCATCGCCTCGTTTGACTGGCCGTGCAGCGGAGTGTGCAAGCCGGTGGAGAGGATGAAGGAGGTGCACGGCACGTGCGGAGAGGCAGCTGAGGCGATTTGGAACGTGGCGCTCTGA